One region of Clostridiales bacterium genomic DNA includes:
- a CDS encoding DUF4406 domain-containing protein, with protein sequence MGRRLTKIYIAGKITGDEGYREKFRRAAETVSGMGCIPLNPAEQPEGMAAQDYMRMCFAMIDIADAVLFLPDWRGSPGAMLEKAYCEYIQKPHVFAAGEAEA encoded by the coding sequence GTGGGACGACGACTGACCAAGATCTATATTGCCGGGAAGATCACCGGCGACGAGGGATACCGCGAGAAGTTCCGCCGGGCGGCGGAGACGGTAAGCGGAATGGGCTGCATCCCACTTAACCCGGCGGAGCAGCCGGAGGGGATGGCGGCACAGGACTACATGCGGATGTGCTTTGCGATGATCGACATCGCGGATGCGGTGCTGTTTTTGCCGGACTGGCGCGGCAGCCCGGGCGCGATGCTGGAAAAGGCGTATTGTGAGTACATCCAAAAACCGCACGTTTTCGCGGCAGGGGAGGCGGAAGCATGA